Sequence from the Exiguobacterium aurantiacum genome:
CGTTTGGGGAACGCGACGTTTGGCTATGAAGCCGACCGGTAAGCAGAACTTAATGGAATTCTTCGCAGAATTCACACGCGGGATTATCTCGAGTGCGATGGACTGGAAGACAGGGGGCCGTTTCATCGGGTTTGGAATGACGTTGATTTTGTTCATTCTCTTCTCGAACTTGATGGGTCTACCGTTTAACGTCATTTCTGGTCACTATCTGTGGTTCAACTCACCGACGGCCGATCCTTACGTCACGTTGGCGTTGTCGACACTCGTCGTTGCAATGTCGCACTATTACGGCGTGAAGCTACACGGTTTGAAGCACTACTCGGCGGAATTCGTGAAGCCGGTCTGGTTCTTACTGCCGATCAAGCTCATCGAGGAGTTCGCGAACACCTTGACGCTCGGTCTGCGTCTTTACGGTAACATCTTTGCCGGTGAAATCATGATTACCATCATCTTGGGACTCGCAATTACAGCAGAAGGGGCACTTAACCCGCTCGGTGCTGTGTTCGCAATTCTCCCAATGATTTTATGGCAAGGTTTCTCAATCTTTATCGGGGTTATTCAATCCTACATTTTCCTGACGCTTGCAATGGTGTACATCGGGCATAAAGCTTCTGCCGAGCATTAATTCGGACGGGTCTCGCCAAAGCGTTGAACAAAAAAACTATTTACTTAACTTTTAGGAGGAATATACACAATGGAACAAATGAATCTTCTCGCAACAGCACTCGTTATCGGTCTTGGAGCACTCGCGGCTGGTATCGGTAACGGTCTCATCGTATACGGAACAGTACAAGGACAAGCACGTCAGCCAGAACTCAAAAACGAACTTCGTCAAACAATGTTCATCGGTATCGGTTTGGTTGAAGCCCTCCCGATCATCGGTGTGGCTGTCGGTTTCCTTCTCCTCAACTCTTGATTACGAGTTAACGAGAACAACGTAAGAGGGAGCGTGTCTCCCTCACTTATTTAGTCAAGAGGAGGGTATGCATGGATACGATGATGATTGCAGCTGGTGCTGGCGGCGAAGGCCTCCGCATCCTGGATATGATCTTTACACTTTTCACATTCCTCGTACTCTTGGCCCTGTTGAAGAAATTTGCTTGGGGACCACTCCTTGGAATGATGAGACAGCGTGAAGAGTATGTAGCGAACGAAATTGAGCTCGCTGAAAAGAGCCGCAAAGATGCGGAAACATATGTAGTCGAACAACGTGACGCGCTCAGCGCCGCACGTACAGAATCGAAAGAAATGCTTGATTCAAGCCGTCGTCAAGCAGAAGCGGAACAAGCACGCTTGGTGGAGCAGGCGCGTTTGGAAGCCGAACAAATCAAGATCGAGGCGGGTAAAGCGATCGAACGTGAGCGTGAGCTCGCGAAACAATCGCTCCAAACCGAAGTCGTCACACAGGCGCTCTCGGCCGCACGCCACGTCCTTCAGTCAGACCTTAAAGGCGACGAAGCGAAACAACGTGCCCTCGTTACAGACTTCCTGTCTAAAGCGAAAGGTGCTAACTGATGAACACATCGTTAGCAAAACGCTATGCCAAAGCGCTCTTCGACTTAGCGCGGGAACAAGGCACGCTCGACCAAGTCGAAGCGGAAGTGCGTCTGCTCGATGAAGTGCTCCACGCGACTCCTGAACTGTCGAATCTCTTAACGAATCCGGCAATCAGTGACAGCGAGCTTGCACAGCTTTTAACACATAGCTTTGGTGACATGACAGATATCGTGCTCAATACACTTCTCGTCATGGTCGAAAACGACCGTGCGAGCGAAGTTCGCGGCTTGTCGCGCTACGTCCTTGATTACATCAACGACTACCGTGGCATCGCCGAAGGGTTCGTCACGAGTGCTTACCCGTTGTCGGCAACAGAGTTGAAAGAAGTCGAACTCGTCTTCGGTCAGAAGATGAACAAGACGCTTCAATTGAAGAACGTCGTCGATGAAGACGTCATCGGTGGACTCCGTGTCCAGATCGGCTACACGACGTATGATGACACAATCGAAAACAAACTAACACGCCTTGAGCGTGAATTGTTGAATGCGTAAGAAATAGGGGTGAATTCAATGACGATCAAAGCTGAAGAAATCAGCGCCCTGCTAAAAGAGCGGATCGCTTCGTACGGTTCTGAAATCG
This genomic interval carries:
- a CDS encoding F0F1 ATP synthase subunit delta gives rise to the protein MNTSLAKRYAKALFDLAREQGTLDQVEAEVRLLDEVLHATPELSNLLTNPAISDSELAQLLTHSFGDMTDIVLNTLLVMVENDRASEVRGLSRYVLDYINDYRGIAEGFVTSAYPLSATELKEVELVFGQKMNKTLQLKNVVDEDVIGGLRVQIGYTTYDDTIENKLTRLERELLNA
- the atpF gene encoding F0F1 ATP synthase subunit B, yielding MDTMMIAAGAGGEGLRILDMIFTLFTFLVLLALLKKFAWGPLLGMMRQREEYVANEIELAEKSRKDAETYVVEQRDALSAARTESKEMLDSSRRQAEAEQARLVEQARLEAEQIKIEAGKAIERERELAKQSLQTEVVTQALSAARHVLQSDLKGDEAKQRALVTDFLSKAKGAN
- the atpE gene encoding F0F1 ATP synthase subunit C; this translates as MNLLATALVIGLGALAAGIGNGLIVYGTVQGQARQPELKNELRQTMFIGIGLVEALPIIGVAVGFLLLNS
- the atpB gene encoding F0F1 ATP synthase subunit A; this encodes MGHEFPTYSLQLGDYTLYGSWTNVITVLIASLLVFTFAVWGTRRLAMKPTGKQNLMEFFAEFTRGIISSAMDWKTGGRFIGFGMTLILFILFSNLMGLPFNVISGHYLWFNSPTADPYVTLALSTLVVAMSHYYGVKLHGLKHYSAEFVKPVWFLLPIKLIEEFANTLTLGLRLYGNIFAGEIMITIILGLAITAEGALNPLGAVFAILPMILWQGFSIFIGVIQSYIFLTLAMVYIGHKASAEH